The sequence below is a genomic window from Chitinispirillales bacterium.
ATACCGTATCTACATTTTCCGCTTCGTCTATATAATGCGTTGTCAAAAACACTGTCGTTCCGTAGCGTTTGCGGGTATCGTTTATGTATTCCCACAACGAACGGCGGCTCACCGCGTCAAGTCCTTGTGTAGGCTCGTCCAGAAAAAGCACGTCCGGAGTATGTATAAGACTTCTTATAATTTCTAATTTTCTCTGCATTCCACCCGAAAGTTTTTTTATCGGCTTAAACAGAACGTCCTGTATTCCCACTATTTCGGCAAGGTCGGTCAATCTTTTTCTATATTCCGCAGGCATCGACTTAAAAGCCGGACGATACCCATACATTCCATACAGACATGCATGAAAGCGAATATTCTGTTCCGCCGACAATTGCGGGTCAAGGCTTGGCTGCTGAAAAATAATTCCCACCTTTTCTCGAACGTTGCGCGCCTGTTTTTCTATGTCGAAGCCTGCAATCTTAACTTCTCCCGAAGTTTTCGACAGCGTGGTGGTCAGGATTGAAATCGTTGTCGTTTTTCCTGCGCCGTTTGCGCCCAAAAAAGCAAAGAACTCTCCTTTTCCCACAGAAAAACTTATGTCGTTTACTGCCGCTTTGTCGGCGTTTTTATAGCGTTTAACAAGGTTTTTTACCGATACGACAGTATTATTCATTTCCGCTCTCCACTTTTTCACCGTTTATTTGTTTGTTTCTTTTTTCGTTGTCTGTTGTGGATTGTTTCGTTTCCCTTTCATCGTTTGAATAACCGTGAAAGCCCGAAAATTTTTCGCGGAATCTAAAAAAATCCTTTTCTTTTTTGATGAATTCCATACGTTCGTCTTCGTTCATGTTTATCCATCTTTCCCGTAACTTATTGCCATGCTTGCCTATCTGATGGATAGCATAGCTTTGCCCGCCGCCAATACCTCCAAAAAGAAGCCGAACAAGTATAAGCAGTCCTACCGCTTGCGGATAATTAATCTGCGGCGATACAAAAATCTTCGGCATAAGCGCGTTCCACAAAAGCATTACCGCCGCGCCGAACGCCGCGCACATAACAAGCATTGCCAAAACGCCTGCAAACTTGAATTTAATAAAATCTCTCATAGATTTATCCTCCTCTACTATAATAGACGAATGAATCTGGAAAATATTTTACGATAGTTGAAATTATTTTATATATTTTAACGATTCAAAGATTTTTCGTTTTCATTCCAGAAACATAGCGTCGCCGTAACTGAAAAATCTGTAATTCCGCGAAACGGCGATTTGGTATGCGTTCAAAACCTTTTCTCTGTCGTAAA
It includes:
- a CDS encoding ABC transporter ATP-binding protein, which translates into the protein MNNTVVSVKNLVKRYKNADKAAVNDISFSVGKGEFFAFLGANGAGKTTTISILTTTLSKTSGEVKIAGFDIEKQARNVREKVGIIFQQPSLDPQLSAEQNIRFHACLYGMYGYRPAFKSMPAEYRKRLTDLAEIVGIQDVLFKPIKKLSGGMQRKLEIIRSLIHTPDVLFLDEPTQGLDAVSRRSLWEYINDTRKRYGTTVFLTTHYIDEAENVDTVCLINKGRISACCSPSQLKNRLLKRELYLDADDRTALTAELTALGLPFTANGQIIVQCVKSAQEIISSLTTKLTVLKTHEPSLEDAYVEFLTNSKEAAA